A portion of the Candidatus Hydrogenedentota bacterium genome contains these proteins:
- a CDS encoding 1-deoxy-D-xylulose-5-phosphate reductoisomerase: protein MKKDIIILGSTGSIGKSALEVVRRYPEHFNVVGLGAHRNVDLLAAQIREFTPRYAAMSDSCAGGVLAEMDLGPIVLDGPAPLTRLAALPVDTVLCAMVGAAGLDPLLAAIDAGNRVAVANKEPFVMAGKLIMERAAARGVEVLPVDSEHSAIFQCSMGHAHGDILTVHLTASGGPFYGRPRESLAQVRPEEATRHPTWDMGAKISVDSATLMNKGLEIVEAMWLFDLRPDQIDVVIHPQSIIHSLVEFTDGNILAHMGVTDMKFPILFALTYPERVELPMERLNLAGLKALTFDTPDFSAFPCLAYARQAAAVGGTAPAVLNAANEIAVEAFCNHRLPFLGISDVVGRVCDGITPAQDYSLESIMAADGEARARAREMVKLLGS from the coding sequence ATGAAAAAAGACATTATCATTCTGGGCTCCACAGGCTCGATCGGCAAGAGTGCCCTCGAAGTGGTCCGCCGATATCCCGAGCACTTCAACGTGGTTGGACTTGGCGCTCACCGCAATGTGGACCTGCTCGCCGCGCAGATTCGCGAATTTACTCCCCGCTACGCCGCCATGTCCGATTCCTGTGCCGGAGGCGTGCTTGCGGAAATGGATCTCGGTCCCATCGTGCTGGACGGCCCCGCTCCGCTTACCCGGCTTGCCGCCCTTCCCGTGGATACCGTCCTCTGCGCCATGGTGGGCGCGGCCGGACTGGATCCGCTGCTGGCCGCCATAGACGCCGGAAACCGGGTGGCGGTCGCCAACAAAGAGCCCTTCGTGATGGCGGGCAAGCTGATCATGGAGCGCGCCGCGGCCCGGGGCGTGGAAGTGCTTCCGGTGGACAGCGAGCACAGTGCGATTTTTCAGTGCTCCATGGGCCATGCCCATGGCGATATACTTACGGTTCACTTGACGGCGTCGGGCGGGCCCTTCTATGGTCGCCCCCGGGAAAGTCTCGCCCAGGTCCGCCCGGAAGAAGCGACCCGTCACCCCACCTGGGATATGGGCGCGAAGATTAGTGTGGATTCGGCGACCTTGATGAACAAGGGGCTGGAGATCGTGGAGGCGATGTGGCTTTTTGATTTGCGCCCCGATCAGATCGACGTGGTGATTCACCCCCAGAGCATTATTCACAGTCTGGTGGAGTTTACGGACGGTAATATCCTCGCCCATATGGGGGTTACGGATATGAAATTCCCCATCCTGTTCGCACTTACCTACCCGGAACGGGTAGAATTACCCATGGAACGGCTCAATCTGGCCGGGTTGAAGGCCCTTACCTTTGACACGCCCGATTTCAGCGCGTTTCCTTGCCTCGCGTATGCGCGCCAGGCGGCGGCAGTTGGTGGCACGGCGCCCGCAGTGTTGAATGCCGCCAACGAGATAGCGGTGGAGGCTTTTTGCAACCATCGCTTGCCCTTTCTCGGGATAAGCGACGTGGTCGGTCGTGTTTGTGACGGGATAACTCCCGCTCAGGATTACAGTCTTGAGTCGATCATGGCTGCGGATGGCGAGGCTCGCGCCCGAGCGCGGGAAATGGTCAAACTACTAGGATCATGA
- the ptsP gene encoding phosphoenolpyruvate--protein phosphotransferase, giving the protein MESVLRGIGVSPGIAIGSAILFGQDRFEVPKYEVEDPAAELKRFELAVSKTRAYLQNLHRKTIQDLGEGHADIFKAHLLVLEDVAILDEVKNRIVEEKVNAESILDELSRHYAAILSAVDDARFQARTADLLDVMDRLLRNLLDEERPHLHELPAPGVLLAHDIPPSDTATMDRAKVLGMALDSGSATSHTAILARALEIPAVMGLRHASLLVSQSTPVIVDGNEGVFVANPSAETLAHYEEERRKQTEMREALRSVLHLGPSVTRDGVSIPTLANIELPFELVPELRSSAEGIGLFRTEYLFLNRNTLPSEEEQYQAYRKAAETMHPAQVTLRTMDIGGDKLVSHLQISKEDNPQLGWRAVRFCLERLDVFRPQLRAMLRASALGNIQVMFPMISGLEELRRVKQVVEDVALELEAEGIEYDRDIKIGSMIEVPSAVTLTDVLSQECDFFSIGTNDLIQYSLAVDRVNEKIAHLYEPAHPAVLRMIKWTCNAATRSGIPCSICGEMAGDPLYTEVLIGLGVTSLSMSSVSLPQVRAEIAEINYKEAKSLAVEIMKMGTADEIKALLKERYLRRQSMAQYLASVRARNAARTVQE; this is encoded by the coding sequence GTGGAGTCTGTTCTCCGCGGCATAGGCGTGTCTCCGGGCATCGCGATAGGATCCGCGATCCTGTTTGGCCAGGATCGCTTCGAAGTTCCCAAGTACGAGGTCGAGGACCCGGCGGCGGAACTGAAGCGATTCGAGTTGGCCGTATCGAAGACCCGCGCCTATCTGCAGAACCTTCACCGGAAGACCATTCAGGATCTTGGCGAGGGGCATGCGGACATTTTCAAGGCCCACCTGCTGGTGCTCGAAGATGTTGCGATTCTCGACGAGGTCAAGAACCGCATCGTGGAGGAAAAAGTTAATGCGGAATCCATCCTGGATGAGTTGAGTCGCCACTATGCGGCCATCCTCTCGGCGGTGGATGATGCCCGTTTCCAGGCGCGGACCGCCGATCTGCTGGACGTAATGGACCGCCTGCTGCGCAACCTGCTGGACGAAGAACGGCCACACCTCCACGAACTTCCCGCCCCCGGCGTATTGCTGGCGCACGATATACCGCCATCGGATACGGCCACCATGGACCGGGCCAAAGTGCTGGGCATGGCCCTGGACTCCGGAAGCGCCACCTCCCACACCGCGATTCTCGCCCGTGCCCTGGAGATCCCCGCCGTCATGGGCCTTCGGCACGCCTCGCTTCTGGTATCGCAGAGCACCCCGGTCATCGTCGACGGGAACGAGGGCGTTTTCGTGGCCAATCCGTCCGCGGAGACCCTCGCCCACTACGAGGAAGAGCGGCGCAAGCAGACGGAGATGCGCGAGGCGCTCCGGAGTGTGCTCCATCTGGGTCCCTCCGTGACCCGGGACGGTGTTTCCATACCGACGCTGGCCAATATCGAGCTTCCCTTCGAGTTGGTTCCCGAGTTGCGTTCCAGTGCCGAGGGCATCGGGCTGTTTCGGACGGAATACCTCTTCCTCAACCGGAACACGCTGCCGAGCGAGGAGGAACAGTACCAGGCTTATCGCAAAGCGGCTGAGACGATGCATCCCGCGCAGGTTACCCTGCGAACGATGGACATCGGGGGAGACAAACTGGTCTCCCACCTCCAGATTTCGAAAGAAGACAACCCCCAACTTGGCTGGCGCGCCGTTCGCTTCTGCCTGGAGCGACTCGATGTGTTTCGCCCCCAGTTGCGCGCCATGTTGCGCGCCTCGGCGCTGGGCAATATTCAAGTCATGTTTCCGATGATCAGCGGTCTCGAAGAATTGCGCCGCGTGAAGCAGGTGGTGGAGGATGTCGCCCTGGAGCTGGAAGCGGAAGGAATCGAGTACGACCGGGATATCAAGATTGGATCCATGATCGAGGTGCCCTCCGCCGTAACACTCACGGATGTCCTCTCGCAGGAATGTGATTTCTTCAGTATCGGCACCAATGACCTCATCCAGTATTCTCTGGCGGTGGACCGCGTCAATGAAAAGATCGCCCACCTCTACGAGCCGGCCCATCCCGCGGTACTCCGGATGATCAAGTGGACCTGCAACGCCGCGACCCGCTCGGGTATCCCCTGCTCTATCTGCGGCGAGATGGCGGGCGATCCTCTGTACACCGAAGTGCTGATCGGTCTCGGGGTAACCTCGCTGAGCATGTCCTCGGTTTCTCTGCCTCAGGTGCGCGCCGAAATCGCCGAAATCAACTACAAGGAGGCCAAGTCCCTCGCGGTGGAAATCATGAAGATGGGGACGGCGGACGAGATCAAGGCCCTGCTCAAGGAGCGTTACCTGCGCCGACAGTCCATGGCGCAGTACTTGGCCTCGGTCCGGGCACGGAATGCCGCTCGGACCGTGCAGGAATAA
- a CDS encoding HPr family phosphocarrier protein produces MQDISEELTVVNKLGIHARPAAALVQCVLVFQSDVFISFNGSRVNAKSIMGLLTLAATQGSRLTITCKGNDAEATMDAIRALFASGFGEN; encoded by the coding sequence ATGCAGGACATTTCCGAAGAGCTTACCGTGGTCAACAAGCTGGGCATTCATGCGCGCCCGGCGGCGGCTCTGGTGCAATGCGTACTGGTTTTCCAGTCCGACGTCTTCATTTCCTTCAATGGCAGCCGGGTGAACGCCAAGAGTATCATGGGTCTCTTGACCCTGGCGGCGACCCAGGGCAGCCGGCTCACGATTACATGCAAAGGCAACGACGCTGAAGCGACGATGGATGCCATTCGCGCGCTTTTTGCTTCGGGGTTTGGAGAAAACTAA